DNA sequence from the Augochlora pura isolate Apur16 chromosome 11, APUR_v2.2.1, whole genome shotgun sequence genome:
agtataatataccatcattataataatagtatactaAGTAATAGtatgttgtataatataatattataataataataataataataataataataataataatataataataataataataatataataataataataataataataattaactcaCAATAATATTCTGACCGAAGAACAAAAAGGATGCAGAAAAAATAGTCAAGGTTGTaaagaacaattaataatagacaGCACCATCATGAAACAAGCCGAAAAAACACAACGGAACCTACACACATGCTACATAGACTACAAGAAAGCCTTCGATTCAGTACCGCACTCCTGGTTATTAAAAGTactacaaatatataaaatagaccAGCAACTACAACAATTTCTGAAAGAAACCATGAAAAACTGGAGAACAAGAATCCACATAACCAccaaaacatataaaatagcaacagatttaataaaaataaaaacaggcATCTTCCAAGGTGATTCCCTAAGTGCACTATGGTTCTGCATGTCCCTCAACCCATTATCAAACGCACTCAACAACACGAACTATGGCTACGCCATAAAAACGGACAACACCACAcaccataaaataaatcacctCTTGTACATGGacgatatcaaattatatggATCAAATACAACACACATAACAGGAATTCTCAAAATAGTTGAAAACATAACAACAGACATTGGAATGGAATTTGGTATGAACAAATGCAAACAACTACATATAGAAAAAGGTCGCTGGATCACAGAAGATGAACCAATAACGCTTAATAACCAAATATTAGATAACTTGGAACAAAACGAGACATACAAATATCTAGGCTTTCAACAAAACACACGAATTAATCATACGCAAATAAAGTCACACCTGAAAAAACAATATACGCAAAGACTACAAACACTTttgaaaacgaaactaaacTCAAAAAACCtatttaaagcaataaatacaTACGCTATACCGATCCTCACATATTCATTCGGCATCATAAAATGGTCCAACACAGATCTTGAAAACATGAACATAACAACAAGAACACAGctaacaaaatatagaaatctaCATCCAAACGCAAACAAAGACAGAATCACAATAGCCCGAGATCGAGGAGGTAGAGGCCTCATAGATATCCACATACTACACGCAAAACAGATCAAGTCGCTCAGAAAATACTTCCACAGCAAACAAACACCACTACACAAAGCCATAGTAATAGCTGACAAACATCACACGCCATTGAACCTAGCAAAACAGACACAAGACAATGACGAATACGATGAAACACAAATCTACCAACAAAAAATAGACACATGGAAATCCAAAGAAATACACAGTAAACACTGGTACAATGTAAATAaggaagaaataaacaaagaaaacaCATATAAATGGCTGAAGAACGGACAACTCTTCCCGGAAACAGAAGGATTCATGATGGCCATCCAAGATCAAGTAATAGCAACTAAAAactacagaaaatatataataaaagataatgcAATAGAAAATGATACCTGTAGAAAATGCCACcaaacaaaagaaacaatagATCATATAATCAGTGGATGCAAACTCATGGCCGGACAAGAACACGTGGACAGACATAATATAGCAGCAAAAATAATACACCAGACAATAAAACAAGCATATGAAATTAGTACAAACAACATACCATACTACAATTACACACCAGAAACGATAATAGAAAACGAAAACTACATGATATATTGGGACCGCACTATACACACCGATAAAACAGTAATCCATAATAGACCAGATATAACAGTGCAggacaagaaagaaaaaactaCCTACCTCATAGACATATCGATCCCCAGTGATACAaacataataaacaaatacaaagaaaaaatagaaaaatatgaagatcttaaaattgaaatacagaGAATatggaaacaaaagaaagttaTAGTACTGCCGTTCATTATATCAGCCACAGGAATCACACCACATTCATTCACAAAAAACTTAGCCAAATTAAAGTTAAAGGAAAAAACACACATGCACATTCAAaaagcaataatattaaaaacatgcCAAATAGTTCGGTCCTTCCTACAAcaagaaacataaaaaaaaaacacccaATAGTTTGAAAGAACGGTTAGACTTGGCTCTAAGCCCGTCAACCGA
Encoded proteins:
- the LOC144477179 gene encoding uncharacterized protein LOC144477179, whose protein sequence is MKQAEKTQRNLHTCYIDYKKAFDSVPHSWLLKVLQIYKIDQQLQQFLKETMKNWRTRIHITTKTYKIATDLIKIKTGIFQGDSLSALWFCMSLNPLSNALNNTNYGYAIKTDNTTHHKINHLLYMDDIKLYGSNTTHITGILKIVENITTDIGMEFGMNKCKQLHIEKGRWITEDEPITLNNQILDNLEQNETYKYLGFQQNTRINHTQIKSHLKKQYTQRLQTLLKTKLNSKNLFKAINTYAIPILTYSFGIIKWSNTDLENMNITTRTQLTKYRNLHPNANKDRITIARDRGGRGLIDIHILHAKQIKSLRKYFHSKQTPLHKAIVIADKHHTPLNLAKQTQDNDEYDETQIYQQKIDTWKSKEIHSKHWYNVNKEEINKENTYKWLKNGQLFPETEGFMMAIQDQVIATKNYRKYIIKDNAIENDTCRKCHQTKETIDHIISGCKLMAGQEHVDRHNIAAKIIHQTIKQAYEISTNNIPYYNYTPETIIENENYMIYWDRTIHTDKTVIHNRPDITVQDKKEKTTYLIDISIPRNLE